In Juglans microcarpa x Juglans regia isolate MS1-56 chromosome 4S, Jm3101_v1.0, whole genome shotgun sequence, a single window of DNA contains:
- the LOC121263579 gene encoding glycosyltransferase family protein 64 C3: MMLIAVAPMEMNQVVRTFMFLLHFFFSVNALRTLPADPCDPTAQRDPRTLRSDQVTVLINGYSESRIPLLLSLTTAYAGSPLVSSVLVLWGNPATPVQTIDRLAQNLSVSSLGAAPISLVRQPSSSLNARFLSRPFSIGTQAVLICDDDVEVDHRSFGFAFKIWGSNRDRLIGFFVRSHDLDLSRKEWIYTVHPDKYSIMLTKFMILKTEYLFKYSCGGGATMVEARRIVDRMRNCEDILMNFVVAEETNAGPILVRAEKARDYGDPRNDGRDKRRGSMDEEVKEVGLSSRRGAHRKRRGECIREFHKVMGRVPLRYGYGKVVNSVGEQGLCEKGGQLVFCDQ, from the coding sequence ATGATGCTGATCGCGGTTGCTCCGATGGAGATGAATCAGGTAGTAAGAACCTTCATGTTCCTCCTCCACTTCTTTTTCTCCGTAAATGCGTTGCGCACACTACCCGCTGACCCATGCGATCCCACGGCCCAGCGGGACCCACGGACGCTCCGGTCTGACCAGGTAACGGTCCTCATCAACGGCTACTCCGAGTCCCGCATCCCTCTCCTTTTGTCACTGACTACCGCGTACGCCGGGTCCCCTCTGGTATCCTCCGTGCTCGTCCTCTGGGGAAACCCCGCCACCCCAGTCCAAACCATAGACCGATTGGCCCAAAATCTCTCGGTCTCCTCCCTCGGCGCGGCACCGATCTCCCTGGTCCGCCAACCATCGAGTAGCCTCAACGCTCGGTTCCTCTCCCGCCCCTTCTCTATCGGGACCCAAGCCGTTCTGATCTGTGACGACGACGTGGAGGTCGACCACCGATCGTTCGGTTTCGCGTTCAAAATCTGGGGATCAAATCGGGACCGTCTGATCGGATTCTTCGTAAGATCGCACGACCTAGATCTGTCGAGGAAGGAATGGATTTACACGGTACACCCAGACAAGTACTCCATCATGCTGACcaagttcatgatcttgaaaacCGAGTATCTGTTCAAGTATAGCTGTGGAGGTGGGGCGACAATGGTGGAGGCGAGGAGGATCGTGGATCGAATGCGCAACTGCGAGGACATCCTAATGAACTTTGTGGTGGCTGAAGAGACGAATGCAGGGCCCATACTGGTAAGGGCTGAGAAGGCGAGAGATTACGGGGATCCACGCAATGACGGCCGTGATAAACGCCGGGGATCGATGGATGAGGAAGTGAAGGAGGTGGGGCTGAGTAGTAGGAGAGGAGCGCACAGGAAGAGGAGGGGAGAGTGCATAAGGGAGTTCCATAAAGTGATGGGAAGAGTGCCTCTGAGGTATGGTTACGGGAAGGTAGTTAATTCCGTTGGTGAACAGGGATTGTGCGAGAAGGGAGGGCAATTGGTGTTTTGCGATCAATGA
- the LOC121263581 gene encoding auxin-responsive protein SAUR72-like, translated as MDSKKSNKIREIVRLRQILKKWRKLANTSKATSSSSSSSKSMKFLKRTLSLSDNSSTREASAINGVPKGYLAVCVGEELKRFVIPTECLGHPAFHVLLREAEEEFGFEQTGVLRIPCEVPVFENILKMVEEKKDVFFMQECRFGRLPHSHHPQSPMCR; from the coding sequence ATGGATTCGAAGAAGTCTAACAAAATCAGAGAGATTGTTAGGCTTCGGCAGATCCTCAAGAAGTGGAGAAAGCTTGCCAACACGTCAAAAGCCAcgagcagcagcagcagcagcagcaagagCATGAAGTTTCTCAAAAGAACACTTTCTTTGTCAGATAACAGCTCTACTCGGGAAGCCTCCGCCATTAATGGAGTCCCGAAAGGCTATCTCGCCGTTTGTGTTGGAGAAGAGCTAAAGAGATTTGTAATACCGACCGAGTGTTTGGGTCACCCTGCATTTCACGTTTTACTTAGAGAAGCGGAGGAGGAGTTTGGGTTTGAACAGACGGGTGTTTTGAGGATTCCTTGTGAAGTTCCTGTTTTCGAGAATATTTTGAAGATGGTGGAGGAAAAGAAGGACGTGTTCTTCATGCAGGAATGTAGGTTTGGACGGCTTCCTCATTCTCACCATCCACAGAGTCCAATGTGCAGATGA
- the LOC121263580 gene encoding uncharacterized protein LOC121263580 isoform X1, giving the protein MAIMCMAPGKLNFLGVFPSSSSRMRSFLLKPAHCAPLQPVQPQIDAGIICELCNGKGWLLCDFCKGQKTNVKSEKNRIYRRCPSCRAIGYTLCSKCKVFKCVTFPNYSDDADLSS; this is encoded by the exons ATGGCGATCATGTGTATGGCCCCCGGGAAACTCAACTTTTTAGGGGTTTTTCCATCTTCATCGTCAAGGATGAGGAGTTTCTTATTGAAGCCAGCCCATTGCGCCCCACTCCAGCCAGTCCAACCACAG ATTGATGCAGGAATCATCTGTGAACTTTGCAATGGTAAAGGATGGTTGCTTTGTGATTTTTGCAAGGGCCAAAAAACCAACgtgaaatctgaaaaaaaccGGATCTACCGTCGATGTCCATCTTGCAGAGCT ATTGGATACACCTTGTGCTCAAAGTGCAAAGTTTTCAAATGTGTCACCTTTCCAAATTATAGTGATGATGCAGACCTATCCTCTTGA
- the LOC121263580 gene encoding uncharacterized protein LOC121263580 isoform X2 → MAIMCMAPGKLNFLGVFPSSSSRMRSFLLKPAHCAPLQPVQPQGQKTNVKSEKNRIYRRCPSCRAIGYTLCSKCKVFKCVTFPNYSDDADLSS, encoded by the exons ATGGCGATCATGTGTATGGCCCCCGGGAAACTCAACTTTTTAGGGGTTTTTCCATCTTCATCGTCAAGGATGAGGAGTTTCTTATTGAAGCCAGCCCATTGCGCCCCACTCCAGCCAGTCCAACCACAG GGCCAAAAAACCAACgtgaaatctgaaaaaaaccGGATCTACCGTCGATGTCCATCTTGCAGAGCT ATTGGATACACCTTGTGCTCAAAGTGCAAAGTTTTCAAATGTGTCACCTTTCCAAATTATAGTGATGATGCAGACCTATCCTCTTGA